A window of Punica granatum isolate Tunisia-2019 chromosome 8, ASM765513v2, whole genome shotgun sequence genomic DNA:
aaaaaagaattctTACCCAGTTCACGTGGGTTTCTATCCAGATAATTTTCCACGAGTATGTATGACAATGAGATGAAAGAAGTATGTCAAATGTGGTCAAAGGTATGAAGACATTGTACTTGTGTATTTGCTGTTGCAAGAGATTCTAATGTATAATGGACACCAAGGATGGAGGGAACTAAGACGGCAGTCAACTCCCCTAAAACTTTGAtgctaataaaaaaattacttttatattattgttcAATTGTTTATGAAATTTCTGAGATTCGTccatttaattcaaaaaaattaccaTTTCAAAGATTGCTTTTGAGTCTTGCCGGTCATAGTGTAGGTTCGAGGACTATAAAACTGATTAGGCTAATTAAAGTTTGCTTTGTCATGTATTAGATTCATGTGTCTCCTtatgtaatcgaaaaaaaaaaaaaaggtttgctTTGGTACAAACATAATGAAATCCGAGGATGTAAGGTTGACGATGAACCTCCCACAATGCAAATTGGTTACTTCTTAGCTGGCCACTGATACTTTGTTAATGATATTTATTGACAGATGACGTGACAAGAGTTGGTAAGATATGCGAAGAGTCGCATAATGAAAGAAGTGTGAACCGAAAATGTATATACTCGCGCAAGCATATATAGAAGGTTGAAtctctttaatttctttcccTTGTTTAAAATAAACTCGACCCTGTTCATGTCAATATGTATAAAACTACATGGGGACATAAGTTTAAGGCCTCGGTGAGGAGAGATTATTCGGTGATCTTACCTCGCCATGTGACATGAAAAAGAACcaattaaattgtaataaactaaataataagtattaatcactcgattaattaTGGTAAGCCTTCTCAATTGAAATCATCTTATTGGTTGTTTTTCACCACATCATTATGAGGTaagatcatttaaaattttgtaagGTCAGTGACAATATGTTTATGGTCTTACAGTCATTTCAGCCACGCAATCCATGTTGGTAATTAagacattaattaaaaatccCAATGACAGATCTCTCTTGGCAAAATTCCTTTGATTTCCTTTGACCTTTGGGGATTGCCCTGCAATTAAGAATCTCTACTATGTAAGGATTAAGAATCTCTACTATTTAAGGAGAAGATCTATAATAATAGGACAATATACATAACTCGCATATATTAAATCAGAAATATACGCCAGGCGGCCCAGGGCCCGACTTGATCCCCGGCGGTAGCATGGTCTGATCGAGCCCAGGTGAGGTCCCAAGTCTCCCTCTCCTACAAGGATCAACCAAAGGTTTGTATTAATGTTTCAATCAGCTAATAACATGATAAATTGAGCTGGTCTGGTCGGCAAGGTCGTCACTCGAACAACACGAATACGAAGGAAAGCTTCGAAGtcccttcttctctctcttagGAATCGCCTCAAATGGAATGAGCTTTTTCTGATGGGTTTTGACATACAAGTAAACACATATCCATCAAGCATAGAAAGAAACGAAGCTTTCTTCACGGAGAAGGGAGATTTGATTAAGCCAATTCATTCCgtaatatatgatatgatcatatatatatatatatagctttaCCCCTAACGTTCATTGGATCTCGAGAGCCACTATAAGCCTGGGGAACCCCGTGGACTTAATTGGCCCCGATACCCAAGTACTGTATATTGCAATTTATTTATGGGATATCGCATACGATCCCAATACTTCAATCATAAAAATGGTCACATGTTGATTATATTAGGTCCACCCttccttgtaaccgaaaaaaaaatcgtcacATAACTTCATAACACAAAACGATCTTCCCGTAAGCTTATCGCATAAAATTTGTGAGATTACGAGCGTAAAGTGTAGATAAGATGTCTTTAATCCCCTCATCTTTTTATGGTCCAAAATCCTCTCTATAAATGTACAAGCAGTCCTCGCTTGATCAGGTCGAATTTGTCTTATGCAGCCACTTACTCCGCCACCGACGGTTTTTTTTATGAAGACGTCTAGCCAGAAGCCATCTCCTTTCTCGTCGGAGACGTTATCAGCGGATGCAAATGTTGGGGGGGAGGAGTAGTAGCGAAGGCCTTGCCAACCTCCCCGTGCCGTCGTCGACGGTGGTCATTCTGCTCCTTCTCCTGGGATTCTTCATGTACGATGAGGAGTACGTAAAATCCATAGCGAAATTCCCATTATCATCGACCTCATTGTCGTTATCATCAACAAGGTCTAAAACCCATGGAGCAACGCCAGTTGGACTGCAAGGCGAACCCCCCACAAACAACAACCACCTTGTACATCAACAAACCAGCAACACGACCGAGCAGAAACCATCATCACCTGATGTAGCAACGGCAGTTGGACTGCAAGGCGAACCCCCCACAAACAACAACCACCTTGTACATCAACAAACCAGCAACACGACCGAGCAGAAACCATCATCACCTGATGTAGCATCATATCATGATGAGAATGAACAGTTGAAGGTGGAGTCACCGCACGAAAAATGTGACATCTTCACCGGAGAGTGGGTTCTCGATGACGCGACGCACCCGCTGTACAAGGAAGATGAGTGCAAGTTCCTTTCCTCTCAAGTCACCTGCCTTAGGAATGGAAGGAAGGATTCCTTGTACCAGAAGTGGAGATGGCAACCCAGCCATTGTTCACTGCCCAAGTATAGTATTTCAAACATTGTCTGTAACCATTATTTTTGCTAATTAACTCTCGGAAAATCAAATGGCATTATTGATGTATCGAATTATAGATTAACGTTTGAACTTTTAGGTTCAATGCGACACAGTTGCTCGAGAAGCTCAGGAACAAGAGGCTAATGTATGTGGGAGACTCATTGAACAGGAACCAGTGGGAGTCTATGGTGTGTATGGTTCAATCGGTCATTCCTCCTGACAGGAGGTTCATGAGCATGTCTGGATCTTCTCTCGTGATCTTCCATGTTATGGTAAGTATATATTCTCCAGCTGTTTGGTTTCTTATTAACTTTCCGTTATGGGTAATATATAAATGCACTTTGATTTATCACCATATATATCTTGTAATGTAATATTGTGGATATTGtcgttattttttttcctatctAGGATTACAATGCTACGATCGAGTACTACTGGGCTCCATTTCTGGTGGAGTCGAACTCGGACAACCCGAGAAACCACAGCCTAACAAACCGGATCATAAAACCGGGGTCGATAGATAAGCACGCACAGTACTGGAAGGGAGTCAACTTCCTCATTTTCAATACCTATGCCTGGTGGATGAACTCTAAGACCACGAAAGTCCTGTAAGTACATAACACGCTCTAAGTATGCTTTCTCCAATTAACACGCTTACAAATATATCGAGCATAAAGCTGTGGCTACTAGTTAGAGTGTTTCTGGTAgtgttatttttaattatattgtgGATGAATGAACAGACGGGGATCGTTTCATGAAGGGTCTACGACCTATGATAAGATTGGGAGGACTACGGCATATAAAAGGGTCCTGAGGACATGGGCGAAGTGGATAGAGAAAAACGTGGATCCGAGTCAGACGACAGTTTTCTTCAACAGCATGTCTCCTGTTCATGGAAGGTCAGAAATTAAGTGCttcaaaaactaataaaagaaCTTAATCTATAGGTTGAGAACGAGAACAAATAccaaaaaagaatttgatATGTTATAATCTTGAAATCGGAAGAGCATCAACACACGGCCATTGTTATATTTTATGGGTTCAATGGGCTCTCTGCGGTGGCCCAAAAATGTGGGCCCAGATTAGGCGGAATGAAGGAGGCCCACTTGAGTTGAGCGGTTTCTGTGGTGATAAATGCTCTCAGATTTTGTCgaaacgattttttttttccggtgcAAACCACCTAGTATTGGGAACATCGAAAGTCTAATGGTCTCAACTAAATTGAGCTGGATCGGACAAGTAAGGGGTAATGTTTtcccagcgtgaattttctccattcacgaGACTTAATTCAAAATCATGAATAATCATCGCACATTGATTTGTCGTCAaaaagatctttttttttttgtagataTAAACGTTTATGCCACAAGAATTCTAGCATCCGCTTTGTCCACTACTGCTCTTGCCGGTGTCTACATTTTGATTAGGGTCGTATTCTATATGTCCTTTTCATTCCGTcaaaaatcttattttaatGGATGAAAGTGCACCATTGCGTGGATGATAGGAGCATGGACTGGAACAATCCACGCGGGATCAAGTGCTTCAACGAGACCAAGCCAATCTCCAACATTTCGACTCCATTGAATGTCGGCACGGACCGGAGGCTCTTTGCGGCGGCGCGGAAGACTATGCAGCGCATGAAAATACCCGTGGATTTCATGGACATCACGACTCTTTCCGAGTACAGAAAGGACGCTCATACTTCTTTGTACACTGCTCGGAAAGGCAAGTTCACGCAGAAGCAGATGGCAAATCCCGCATTGTACGCCGACTGCACCCATTGGTGCCTCCCAGGACTGCCGGACACGTGGAATGAGCTTATCTTCACGCGCATCGTGTCTCGACCGTGACGGCTTACGAGTTCGTAATTCACTAGTGAACTCAATTTGCCTTCAGGATTTGTTCAACGATTGTCTCTTGGCAAAACAAATAAAGCAAATTGAAAGTAAGCAGTCATAGCTAAGAGGATGAGAAGTCAAGTTAGCTAATCATCTTCTAAAAGTAAAaactaattgaaaaataaaaagaggaaTCATGATAAATATTGAGTCAATGCTGACGTTGTATAATTATTTGATGGATTACCTTGTATAATTATTGGTATAGCAATTCTGGATCTGATAT
This region includes:
- the LOC116187221 gene encoding protein trichome birefringence-like 28 isoform X3: MQMLGGRSSSEGLANLPVPSSTVVILLLLLGFFMYDEEYVKSIAKFPLSSTSLSLSSTRSKTHGATPVGLQGEPPTNNNHLVHQQTSNTTEQKPSSPDVASYHDENEQLKVESPHEKCDIFTGEWVLDDATHPLYKEDECKFLSSQVTCLRNGRKDSLYQKWRWQPSHCSLPKFNATQLLEKLRNKRLMYVGDSLNRNQWESMVCMVQSVIPPDRRFMSMSGSSLVIFHVMDYNATIEYYWAPFLVESNSDNPRNHSLTNRIIKPGSIDKHAQYWKGVNFLIFNTYAWWMNSKTTKVLRGSFHEGSTTYDKIGRTTAYKRVLRTWAKWIEKNVDPSQTTVFFNSMSPVHGRSMDWNNPRGIKCFNETKPISNISTPLNVGTDRRLFAAARKTMQRMKIPVDFMDITTLSEYRKDAHTSLYTARKGKFTQKQMANPALYADCTHWCLPGLPDTWNELIFTRIVSRP
- the LOC116187221 gene encoding protein trichome birefringence-like 28 isoform X2, which produces MQMLGGRSSSEGLANLPVPSSTVVILLLLLGFFMYDEEYVKSIAKFPLSSTSLSLSSTRSKTHGATPVGLQGEPPTNNNHLVHQQTSNTTEQKPSSPDVASYHDENEQLKVESPHEKCDIFTGEWVLDDATHPLYKEDECKFLSSQVTCLRNGRKDSLYQKWRWQPSHCSLPKFNATQLLEKLRNKRLMYVGDSLNRNQWESMVCMVQSVIPPDRRFMSMSGSSLVIFHVMDYNATIEYYWAPFLVESNSDNPRNHSLTNRIIKPGSIDKHAQYWKGVNFLIFNTYAWWMNSKTTKVLRGSFHEGSTTYDKIGRTTAYKRVLRTWAKWIEKNVDPSQTTVFFNSMSPVHGRSMDWNNPRGIKCFNETKPISNISTPLNVGTDRRLFAAARKTMQRMKIPVDFMDITTLSEYRKDAHTSLYTARKGKFTQKQMANPALYADCTHWCLPGLPDTWNELIFTRIVSRP
- the LOC116187221 gene encoding protein trichome birefringence-like 28 isoform X1; translated protein: MQMLGGRSSSEGLANLPVPSSTVVILLLLLGFFMYDEEYVKSIAKFPLSSTSLSLSSTRSKTHGATPVGLQGEPPTNNNHLVHQQTSNTTEQKPSSPDVATAVGLQGEPPTNNNHLVHQQTSNTTEQKPSSPDVASYHDENEQLKVESPHEKCDIFTGEWVLDDATHPLYKEDECKFLSSQVTCLRNGRKDSLYQKWRWQPSHCSLPKFNATQLLEKLRNKRLMYVGDSLNRNQWESMVCMVQSVIPPDRRFMSMSGSSLVIFHVMDYNATIEYYWAPFLVESNSDNPRNHSLTNRIIKPGSIDKHAQYWKGVNFLIFNTYAWWMNSKTTKVLRGSFHEGSTTYDKIGRTTAYKRVLRTWAKWIEKNVDPSQTTVFFNSMSPVHGRSMDWNNPRGIKCFNETKPISNISTPLNVGTDRRLFAAARKTMQRMKIPVDFMDITTLSEYRKDAHTSLYTARKGKFTQKQMANPALYADCTHWCLPGLPDTWNELIFTRIVSRP